CTTCGCCCATCATTAGCCCGTTTTTAGTTCCTCCAAAGCTCATAATGTCAATTCCGCAATCTACAGTTGCTTCTTTCAATGTTGTCCCTAAATAAGCTACGGCATTGGAAATTCTGGCTCCGTCCAAATGTACGTACATCCCGTTTTTATGTGCAAAATCGGTTAAAGCTTTCAGTTCATCCAAACTGTATACTGTACCTAATTCGGTGCTTTGACTAATGGAAATTACTTTGGGCTGTACGTGATGCACGTTTCCGATGTGAACCAATTCTTTCTCTATAATTTGCGGCGTAAGTTTCCCGTCGGGAGTTGGAAAAGCTATAAGCATACTTCCGCTGCTTTGTACGGGTGCGCCGCATTCATCTACATAAATATGGGCTGTATCGGCACAAATTACTGACTGAAACGGTAACAGACACGTTTTCAATGATACCACATTTGCTCCTGTACCATTGAAAGTGTAAAGCACTTTTACATCTCCAAATTCTTTTTCAAACAGTTTTTGAGCTTCTGTTGTATAATTGTCGTCGCCGTAGGAAATTTCATGTTCACTATTGGCTTTAATAATTGCATTTAAAATCTCAGGATGAATGCCGGAATAATTATCGCTTGCAAATGATTTCATTTTTTTATAGATTTTTATATTTCACCTTCTTGCATCAGGCAAGGAATGTTTTACAAAAAACGTCCGAAGGAGTTTACCTGCGGACGCTTACAATTAATTTATCGTAAAACGTTGACTTTTATCAATATTTAAGCGTAATTTAAATTAAAACTTAAATTTATTGAAGAACCCTTTTTTTTGTTCCACTTCAGAATCGTCATCGTCAGTTACTTCTTCAATAATAGTTTCTTCTACTCTTTGCGCTTTATATTCAGGTCTGGGAGTGGGTTCACCTTGTTCTTTTTTAATAAAGGTTACTACATCTTCCAATCCTTCGATAAATTTGTCAAAATCTTCTTTGTAGAGGAAAATTTTGTGTTTTTCATACGTTACCTGCGCATCTTCATCATATCCGGTTACTTTTTTCTTGCTTTCGGTAATTGCCAGATACAAATCGTCGTTCCTGCTTTTCTTTACATCCAAATAATAAATTCTTTTCCCTGCTTTAATGGCTTTGGAGTAAATGATTTCACTGTCTCTTTTGTCTAACTCAATTTTTCTTTTTTCACCTTCCATAGTCAATTCATATAAAAACAGTCCTGTATCCATTTTATACACAGATAGTTGGATTCTGTCGTTAATTAATAATTATTTAATTTAATGGTTAATAAACTCTATTAGTTTAATAATTTGGGTGTAAATTTCCGAATATTTTTTCAAATTATCAAGCGAAAACCGATTTTTATTTCAAATTCTATGAAAAAAGTTTGATTTTTTGAATGATTTATAATAACGATGAAATAAAGAAAGGTCGTATTTTATTATACCTTCATTCATTTTTTTTATTATTTTCACGCAGAAAAGGAAAAATTTTCTATCTTTGTACACAATTTAACGCTACGCGAGCAATAATTTTATGATAAACAGAGCTTTACTTCGGATAAAGATTATTCAAATCATTTATTCCTATTACAAAAGCGAAGGGAATTCAATTCCTGCGGCTGAAAAAGAGTTATTTTACAGTATTGAAAAAACCTACCAGTTGTATTTTCATCTGCTTTGGTTGAGCGTAAAAATTACGCATTACGCTTCGCTAAAAATAGATGCAAAAAGAAATAAGCTCCGTCCTACAGAAGAAGATTTACACCCTAATACGCGTTTTATTGATAATACCTTTGTAAAACAATTAAGCCAAAATAAACAACTCCAAAAATTATTAAATCAAAACAATGTTTCCTGGGATAATCAGGAAAATATTATTAAAGACCTTTATGATGCCGTTTGTGAAGCCGATTTTTATAAAGAATATATGACGGCATCAAATGTAGATTACAACGCGGACAAAGANNTTTGGNGAAAAATATATAAAAAAATAATATTAGCCGACGAAGAATTATATAATTCAATTGAAGACCAAAACATTTATTGGACAGACGATCTTGAAATTATTATCAGTTTTATTATAAAAACCATNAAACGNTTTGAGGAAAANAATGGAGCTGACCAAGAACTGCTTCCGATGTTTAAAGATGAAGAAGACAAAGAATTTGCAAGCAAATTACTTACTACGGCTCTCACAAACGGTAATGTTTATCGGGAAATGATAAACGCGCATACCAAAAATTGGGAACTCGACCGTATTGCATTTATGGACATAGTAATTATGGAAGCGGCGCTGGCAGAAATCATGTCGTTTCCAACCATTCCCGTAAATGTAACATTGAATGAATATATTGAAATATCAAAATCGTATAGTACCGATAAAAGCGCTATTTTTATCAATGGAGTATTGGATAATATTGTGAAAGAACTAAAAGCAGAGAAAAAACTTATAAAAGTGGTAAAAATATAATTTTCTTTTCAGGTTTTGAGTTTTAAATTATTATTCTTCTGATTATAAATTACAAATCTGTCACAGACAGGCAGCTATAAACTATAAATTATAAACTATTATGAACTTATTAAGTATTTTATTGCAAGCTGCGCCGGCAGCAAAACCCGCAGCAGGACCTATGGGCGGCGGTATGAGTATGATGTTAATGATGTTGCTTATTTTTGTGGTGTTTTATTTCTTTATGATACGTCCGCAAACAAAACGTCAAAAAGAAATTCAAAAACAACGTGAAGCAATGAAACCCGGTGATAAAGTAGTTACATCCGGCGGAATCTATGGAAAAATAAAAGATATTAAAGAAAAAACCGTTACTGTAGAAATAGCTGATAACGTACGTATTACAGTAGATAGAAATTCAGTATTTGCTACTGCTGCAGATATACCTACAGAAACAAAATAAATTCTTTCAAAAATATTGAATGATGACTGCGTCAACCGGAACAGGAGGATGGGCAAAAAAAGCATTATTGAAACTTAAAACACTTTTCATTTCGAAAGATGTTTTGAGTTTCGTGCTTTTTCTTATGCTTTCCACTGCATTTTGGTTTGTGCATACATTGGATAGAGAAAGACAAGATATAATTAAACTACCTGTAGAATACACGGGAATTCCTGATGATATTGAAATAAAAAATAAACTTCCTCGTCAAATTACAGTAACTATACGAGACGAAGGAATGAAATTAATACAATATTCCCATAGGAAACTAGACCCGATGAGTATTGATTTAACAAGAGTTTATTTTTCAAAAGGAAAAATCATAATTTCCCCGGATCAACTGAAAAGTAAAATGTCCAACTATTTTTTACCCACCACTGCGGTACTTAAAATAGAACCGGATTCGTTGGTAATTGTATATCAAAAACTTGCCACAAAAGAGTTGCCGGTAAAATTGAATGGCGACTTACAACTTGCACAACAATATATTTTGAGNGACAGTATTCGCATTNAACCCTCGCGAATAAAAGTATTCGGACCGGAACATATTCTGGANACGATGAAAGCCGTTTACACTGAAAAATTAAATTTNAAAAGTATTTCGGATACCACGCAAATACAAAGTAAATTGCTAGAACAGAAAGAAATAAGATATTCTTTTAACGATGTAAATATCGGCATTTTTGTAGAAATGTTCACTGAAAATAAAACCGAGATTCCTATCACAATTATAAATACTCCGCCCGATTTATCTGTCAGAATTTTTCCCGTATCGGTAAAAGCTATTTACAACGTAGGTTTGAGCAACTTTAATAAAGTAAATGCAAATAACATAAAGGTTGTTTTCGACTATAAAGATGTAGCCAATTCCCAAAAACGAAAAAACAAACTCAGGATAGTAAACAATTCGCCCTATATATCAAATTTAAGAATTGACCCCGATGAGGTTGAATTTTTACTGGAAAAAAAATAATTTGTACTTAAAGTCGCCAAATACCAAAATTACCACAATGAAACCTATCCAAATGGTTGACTTAAAAAGTCAGTATGAAAAAATAAAAACCGAAATCAATGCCGGTATTCAAGAAGTGATTGACAGCGCCGCTTTCATTAAAGGCGGGAAAGTCAATGTTTTTCAAAAAAATCTGGAAAAATATTTGGGAGTAAAACACGTTATTCCGGTAGGAAATGGTACCGATGCGTTGCAGATTGCCTTAATGGCATTAGATTTGAAACCCGGCGATGAAGTGATTACCCCGACATTTACATTTATAGCTACAGCCGAAGTAGTTGCTCTTTTGGGTTTAACGCCTGTGGTTGTGGATGTTGAACCCGATACGTTTAATATTTCCATAAAAAGTTTGCGTAAAGCTATTACTCCCAAAACCAAAGCCATTGTTCCCGTGCACCTTTTCGGACAAAATGCCGATATGGAAGAAATTTTGGAAATAGCAAAGGAACATCATTTGGCAGTAATTGAAGACGCATGTCAATCCATTGG
The genomic region above belongs to uncultured Paludibacter sp. and contains:
- the nusB gene encoding N utilization substance protein B homolog; this encodes MINRALLRIKIIQIIYSYYKSEGNSIPAAEKELFYSIEKTYQLYFHLLWLSVKITHYASLKIDAKRNKLRPTEEDLHPNTRFIDNTFVKQLSQNKQLQKLLNQNNVSWDNQENIIKDLYDAVCEADFYKEYMTASNVDYNADKXXWXKIYKKIILADEELYNSIEDQNIYWTDDLEIIISFIIKTXKRFEEXNGADQELLPMFKDEEDKEFASKLLTTALTNGNVYREMINAHTKNWELDRIAFMDIVIMEAALAEIMSFPTIPVNVTLNEYIEISKSYSTDKSAIFINGVLDNIVKELKAEKKLIKVVKI
- the ltaE gene encoding Low specificity L-threonine aldolase, coding for MKSFASDNYSGIHPEILNAIIKANSEHEISYGDDNYTTEAQKLFEKEFGDVKVLYTFNGTGANVVSLKTCLLPFQSVICADTAHIYVDECGAPVQSSGSMLIAFPTPDGKLTPQIIEKELVHIGNVHHVQPKVISISQSTELGTVYSLDELKALTDFAHKNGMYVHLDGARISNAVAYLGTTLKEATVDCGIDIMSFGGTKNGLMMGEAVLIFNEELKKNAPFXHKQSAQLFSKNRFIAAQFIALLQDELWRKMALHSNKMAQLLVSQLSEIKEVTITQKVQANALFVIIPKHTVEPLRETYRFYDWNTETGELRWMCSFDTTEEDVMNFTKKLKSLL
- a CDS encoding conserved hypothetical protein (Evidence 4 : Unknown function but conserved in other organisms), whose product is MMTASTGTGGWAKKALLKLKTLFISKDVLSFVLFLMLSTAFWFVHTLDRERQDIIKLPVEYTGIPDDIEIKNKLPRQITVTIRDEGMKLIQYSHRKLDPMSIDLTRVYFSKGKIIISPDQLKSKMSNYFLPTTAVLKIEPDSLVIVYQKLATKELPVKLNGDLQLAQQYILXDSIRIXPSRIKVFGPEHILXTMKAVYTEKLNXKSISDTTQIQSKLLEQKEIRYSFNDVNIGIFVEMFTENKTEIPITIINTPPDLSVRIFPVSVKAIYNVGLSNFNKVNANNIKVVFDYKDVANSQKRKNKLRIVNNSPYISNLRIDPDEVEFLLEKK
- a CDS encoding Protein translocase subunit yajC, producing the protein MNLLSILLQAAPAAKPAAGPMGGGMSMMLMMLLIFVVFYFFMIRPQTKRQKEIQKQREAMKPGDKVVTSGGIYGKIKDIKEKTVTVEIADNVRITVDRNSVFATAADIPTETK
- a CDS encoding conserved hypothetical protein (Evidence 4 : Unknown function but conserved in other organisms), whose product is MDTGLFLYELTMEGEKRKIELDKRDSEIIYSKAIKAGKRIYYLDVKKSRNDDLYLAITESKKKVTGYDEDAQVTYEKHKIFLYKEDFDKFIEGLEDVVTFIKKEQGEPTPRPEYKAQRVEETIIEEVTDDDDSEVEQKKGFFNKFKF